TGCATTAGGAAAGCCTCATCGACGAGGGGTCCATGACCAACCGGCTTGGCGGAAGATGCTTTTGAGCGTTTAGATGAGGAGCACTATCGTTCGTCGTGTTGCTGACTTCCGGCGAAATCGTTAATTTTGACCTCTCCTTCAGGGAAGCGAGCAACTAAGTCGAGTTCACCGCCCATCGCCTCGATGATGGAGCGCAGATGAGAAACACTAACATCATCCCGCTGTTCTGTTCTAGCAATAGCTGGTTGCTTGACCGATAGCCTTTCGCCTAGCTGTG
The DNA window shown above is from Cyanobacteria bacterium QS_8_64_29 and carries:
- a CDS encoding transcriptional regulator, with translation MSGHKKFHDLTQKFTKSQKDIVEDKKARLRTEMALSELREALQMTQSQLGERLSVKQPAIARTEQRDDVSVSHLRSIIEAMGGELDLVARFPEGEVKINDFAGSQQHDER